The DNA window aagaaacaaaagtgaaaAGCCAATACATGTTCTCCCATCTCATGACTGCTCCCCTCATGCAAAGAAACAGGTCAGACAGATAATAGGGatagaaattctttttttccaaaacccCCAAAAGAAAGGTAAAACCATCAAGGACACATTTACCAATGGAAGCAGAAAAATTTTACTTTCTAATCATATCCGAGTATGATCATTAAAAACGTCACTAGACTATAGTAGAAGAGAGTTTAGTTCACGTACCGCTACTTTTGTCAtctagcattttttttcttcactgaAAACTCCCATTTCCTCCGAAAGATTGGCTTGTCGGCGCCGCAGAAATATTCGCGTTATGTCTCTCTGAATCCAAGGAGGAGCCGCCCATATCCATGCCATGATGCTGACGCTGTGGCTGCTGCTGTTTTTCTCTCTGTGAAAACCCTGATGATCCACTCATGCTTCTCACTATTTGAGGACCAACACCAAGAAAGTCTCTTGTCAATCTATCAGACCCACCAATGCTTGCATTGAGACTTTGGTGCAACTTTGCTTCATCCATATTAGTGTTGCCAAAATTTGGGCCGTGGTGCTGCTTTTCTTGCTCCAAACTTGTCCTGCTTGCAGTATATCCATCATAGGGGTTTTCTTGTGCATGTCCGGAACCAAACATGGAGGAATTCCCAGGAGCAAATGAGTTCATTAGGTCATGAAGATTATTCTCGTTTTCGCTGAACATGCCACTAATGTTCCCACCAACAAGCGGCCTATCTGATTTGTTACCACTTGAGGAAGAGCTACCAAAACTTCTAAGTAATGAGGCACTGTTGTTGCTTGAACTTGAACCCATTTGAGCAGCCTTTTGAAGCAGCGCGGTAGCAGACATATGAGAGACCATGTTATCATTCTGAACCGAAGAGCTGTAGAGAGAAGGGACACCGGAGGTCATTTGATTACCCATTACATTGTTTGAGAAGATATTACTCCCTTCACCACCACCAACACCATTTTGGTTGTTGAAATGACTGGGCATTAGCAATCCTGAAGGTGGTAGGTTGCTGTTGGAATTGTTTGCATTGTTGCTGTTGGAAATGCTGCTTGCGGTGCTACTATTGGAAAGAAAGCTGAGGTTGAACAGATTGCCAGCAGAGGGAGGGTTGCCTGTGGTGTTGTGAATATCAGCAAATTGCATCAGTCCATGATGGAACGTCTTATTTTGCAACAAGTCTTGCTGAGATTGGTTTTCATCATGATAATTCTGGTTTGGTTCTTGCATGAAGAAAGCAGGTGAGGGCATTTGCTGTGGAGGTCGAAACGACGATGAACCAATTGATGAAGGGAGAAGATGATCGAATTGTCCAGTCCGGGCACCACCGCCACCAAGTCGTAAAACGTCAGTAGACTGGTTGTTGTGGTCCTGTAATGAGGAGATTTGAGTTCCTACTTGAGATAAGCCTAAGGTCATGTTGCTACTTCCATACAGATGGCTTCCAATTGAGTTCAAGTTGGTAGGAGGGTTTCTTGCACTTTCTTGAGCCAGCGCATCACAGAATGCCCTGTGAGTGATAAAGCTGTCACGCCTGCAACAATTATTAGGAGAAGAAGCTATTAGATCATCTCAGAGAGATAGTAAAAGTACACAGACgaaagaaaagttgaaaagaacTATAAACAGGAATTTATGTCTGCTAGCTCTACTACATCAAACTAtacaattttgaaagaaaaaaatacatagttATAGATATGAATAATTGTGAAATATGATGCCAGCTACCTCAAGGCACATGAGTATGTCCACTACTATTATAGAAACTGTGATAATAGACGCGTGATtctaatacatatatatagttAATCCAAATTATAGAgccaataaagaaaaattaagttcaTCTCCGTGAC is part of the Populus alba chromosome 10, ASM523922v2, whole genome shotgun sequence genome and encodes:
- the LOC118046501 gene encoding protein indeterminate-domain 5, chloroplastic, with translation MAASSSSAPFFGIREEDQNQQMKQQHSSTPTSSSVQAPPPQKKKRNQPGTPNPDAEVIALSPKTLMATNRFICEVCNKGFQREQNLQLHRRGHNLPWKLKQKTTKEVRRKVYLCPEPTCVHHEPSRALGDLTGIKKHYSRKHGEKKWKCEKCSKKYAVQSDWKAHSKTCGTREYRCDCGTLFSRRDSFITHRAFCDALAQESARNPPTNLNSIGSHLYGSSNMTLGLSQVGTQISSLQDHNNQSTDVLRLGGGGARTGQFDHLLPSSIGSSSFRPPQQMPSPAFFMQEPNQNYHDENQSQQDLLQNKTFHHGLMQFADIHNTTGNPPSAGNLFNLSFLSNSSTASSISNSNNANNSNSNLPPSGLLMPSHFNNQNGVGGGEGSNIFSNNVMGNQMTSGVPSLYSSSVQNDNMVSHMSATALLQKAAQMGSSSSNNSASLLRSFGSSSSSGNKSDRPLVGGNISGMFSENENNLHDLMNSFAPGNSSMFGSGHAQENPYDGYTASRTSLEQEKQHHGPNFGNTNMDEAKLHQSLNASIGGSDRLTRDFLGVGPQIVRSMSGSSGFSQREKQQQPQRQHHGMDMGGSSLDSERHNANISAAPTSQSFGGNGSFQ